One window of Leptotrichia trevisanii DSM 22070 genomic DNA carries:
- a CDS encoding 6-phospho-beta-glucosidase produces the protein MEKRDGIKIVTIGGGSSYTPELIEGFIKRIKELPVREIWLVDIEEGKEKLEIVGNLAKRMVEKAGIDCKVYLTLDRRKAIKDADFVTTQFRVGLLDARIKDERIPFENGLLGQETNGAGGIFKAFRTIPVILDIVKDIKELAPNAWLINFTNPAGIVTEAVLNYGNFEKVVGLCNIPVHTQMDCASLYEKDISEFKFQFAGLNHFVWYKVWDKKGNELTADLWDKRQDKENLGVKNIVSINYDYDQIKNLGMLPCDYHRYYYLQDEMLAEGLKSYKERGTRGEIVKRVEAELFELYKDINLKEKPKQLEQRGGAYYSDAACELISAIYNDKGIIMAVNTRNKGAIADLPYNSAVEISSYITANGPKPITFGKFPNAGQRGYIQLMKAMEELTVEAAVTGNYYTALQAFTTNPLVPGTTIGRKVLNELLDAHEKYLPQFKDYYENREKYQNGGK, from the coding sequence ATGGAAAAAAGGGATGGAATTAAAATTGTAACGATTGGTGGAGGCTCCAGCTATACTCCTGAACTGATAGAAGGATTTATTAAAAGGATAAAGGAATTGCCAGTAAGGGAAATATGGCTGGTTGATATTGAGGAAGGGAAAGAAAAATTAGAAATAGTTGGAAATTTGGCTAAAAGAATGGTGGAAAAGGCTGGTATTGACTGCAAGGTTTATTTGACGCTGGATAGAAGAAAAGCTATAAAGGATGCGGATTTTGTAACGACTCAGTTTCGTGTGGGACTTCTTGATGCGAGAATTAAGGATGAAAGAATACCATTTGAAAACGGACTTCTGGGACAGGAAACAAATGGGGCTGGGGGAATATTCAAGGCATTTCGTACAATTCCTGTGATACTTGATATTGTGAAGGATATTAAGGAACTTGCTCCAAATGCTTGGCTTATTAACTTTACAAATCCTGCGGGAATTGTGACAGAAGCTGTACTAAATTATGGAAATTTTGAAAAAGTTGTTGGGCTTTGCAATATCCCAGTACATACTCAGATGGATTGTGCAAGCCTTTACGAAAAAGATATTAGCGAGTTTAAATTCCAATTCGCAGGGCTAAATCACTTTGTCTGGTACAAAGTTTGGGATAAGAAAGGAAATGAACTTACGGCGGATTTATGGGATAAAAGGCAGGATAAGGAAAATCTCGGTGTAAAAAATATTGTCAGCATAAATTACGATTATGATCAGATAAAAAATCTAGGAATGCTGCCTTGTGATTACCATAGATATTATTATTTACAGGATGAAATGTTGGCTGAAGGATTGAAGTCATATAAGGAGAGGGGAACAAGAGGGGAAATTGTTAAAAGAGTTGAAGCAGAACTTTTTGAACTTTACAAGGATATAAATTTGAAGGAAAAACCTAAACAGCTTGAACAGAGAGGTGGAGCTTATTATTCTGACGCAGCCTGTGAATTGATTAGTGCGATTTATAACGATAAAGGCATAATAATGGCTGTAAATACTAGAAATAAAGGGGCTATTGCAGACTTACCGTATAATTCAGCTGTTGAAATTTCCTCATACATTACAGCAAACGGACCTAAACCTATAACATTTGGTAAATTTCCAAATGCTGGACAGAGAGGATATATTCAATTAATGAAGGCAATGGAAGAACTGACTGTGGAAGCGGCTGTTACAGGAAATTATTACACCGCATTGCAGGCTTTCACTACAAATCCATTAGTTCCTGGAACTACAATTGGAAGAAAAGTTTTGAATGAGCTGCTGGATGCACACGAAAAATATTTGCCACAGTTTAAGGACTATTATGAAAACAGAGAAAAATATCAAAATGGAGGAAAATAA
- a CDS encoding PTS lactose/cellobiose transporter subunit IIA produces the protein MDKEQMELVVFEIVNSAGMAKGLAYEALSEAGKGNFEKAENLLKEADEALLSAHNVQTEIIQAEVNGKGITPSVLFVHSQDHLMTAIEAKTLIEGMIKMYKRIDKLEKQ, from the coding sequence ATGGACAAGGAACAAATGGAATTAGTCGTCTTTGAAATTGTAAATAGTGCCGGAATGGCAAAAGGACTGGCTTACGAAGCATTAAGCGAGGCAGGAAAAGGGAATTTTGAAAAAGCAGAAAATCTATTGAAAGAGGCTGATGAGGCTCTGTTGTCAGCTCACAATGTTCAGACGGAAATAATTCAGGCAGAAGTAAATGGGAAAGGTATCACGCCTTCGGTTTTATTCGTTCACTCACAAGATCATTTAATGACAGCAATTGAGGCAAAAACGTTAATTGAGGGTATGATAAAAATGTATAAAAGAATTGATAAACTTGAAAAGCAATAG
- a CDS encoding PTS sugar transporter subunit IIB, with protein MKVLFVCSLGMSSAVAVKALEKEANAKGVEIEVKAVSTQQFEEEVKNGYDVAMVAPQIRHRFDTLNAQAKDAGVPCAMITPQGYSPLGGPKLLKQIQELLSK; from the coding sequence ATGAAAGTATTATTTGTATGTTCACTAGGAATGTCTAGTGCAGTAGCGGTAAAGGCTCTCGAAAAAGAAGCAAATGCAAAAGGTGTGGAAATTGAAGTGAAGGCTGTAAGTACGCAGCAATTTGAAGAAGAAGTAAAAAATGGATATGACGTGGCAATGGTTGCTCCTCAAATAAGACACAGATTTGACACATTAAACGCTCAGGCAAAAGATGCAGGTGTGCCGTGTGCAATGATTACGCCGCAAGGATACAGCCCGCTTGGAGGTCCAAAACTGTTAAAACAAATTCAAGAGCTGTTATCAAAGTAA
- a CDS encoding PTS sugar transporter subunit IIC, whose product MAVLEQLSIKMAKISEQRHLRAIRDGIVSTLPLIIVGSIFLILAFPPFPKEWAISILAKKHAVQMLLPYRMTMFIMGLYAVMGIGYSLAKSYKLDGITGAILSVCAFLLTIMPKMINPIEVINQTIGGKAVQIIVEEGTKGSQIIQEDIGYALQMSKLGSAGLFVGIIAAIFAVEVYRMTTTTGFRIKMPEAVPESVARSFEALTPAAIIIFTLTILTYWLNIDLHDIIGSIIKPVLKFSDSWFSVILIVFMITFFWSFGIHGDSIVGSVVRPLWLMLLEQNATALANGQNIPHIAAEPLYQWFIWIGGSGTTIGFALLLLLKSKSTYGKTLGKAAILPSIFNINEPIIFGAPIVLNPTLLPPFIIVPIVNASIAYFAMVAGLVNRVTSTPPWTLPGPIGAFLATNGDYRAVILNILLIIISVAIYYPFFTAYEKKLLAEEHAETQE is encoded by the coding sequence ATGGCAGTTTTAGAACAACTTTCAATAAAAATGGCAAAAATATCAGAACAAAGACATTTAAGGGCGATACGGGATGGTATAGTTTCCACATTGCCACTAATCATTGTCGGATCAATATTTTTAATTTTAGCGTTCCCGCCTTTTCCAAAAGAATGGGCAATTTCAATTTTAGCGAAAAAACACGCAGTGCAAATGCTGCTCCCCTATCGTATGACAATGTTCATAATGGGACTTTACGCAGTTATGGGAATCGGTTACAGTCTTGCAAAATCGTATAAGTTAGACGGAATTACAGGGGCAATCCTCTCAGTCTGCGCATTTTTGCTTACAATTATGCCTAAAATGATTAATCCGATAGAAGTGATAAATCAGACTATCGGCGGAAAAGCAGTGCAAATTATCGTTGAGGAAGGTACAAAAGGCTCTCAAATTATTCAGGAAGATATTGGATACGCCCTGCAAATGTCAAAATTAGGCTCTGCAGGCTTATTTGTAGGAATAATAGCAGCAATATTTGCAGTTGAAGTATATAGAATGACTACAACAACTGGATTTAGAATAAAAATGCCTGAAGCTGTGCCAGAATCAGTTGCACGTTCATTTGAAGCCTTGACTCCAGCAGCAATAATCATTTTCACATTGACAATCTTAACTTACTGGCTAAATATCGATTTACACGACATAATTGGCTCAATTATAAAACCCGTTCTGAAATTTAGTGATTCGTGGTTTTCTGTAATACTTATCGTATTTATGATTACGTTTTTCTGGAGCTTTGGAATTCACGGTGATTCAATCGTCGGCTCAGTTGTACGTCCATTATGGCTTATGCTTCTTGAACAAAATGCCACAGCTTTGGCAAATGGACAAAATATTCCTCATATTGCGGCAGAACCCTTATATCAATGGTTTATCTGGATTGGCGGTTCAGGAACGACAATAGGATTTGCATTATTACTACTGCTTAAATCAAAATCAACTTACGGTAAGACTCTAGGAAAAGCAGCAATCCTTCCTTCAATATTCAACATAAACGAACCAATTATTTTTGGAGCTCCAATCGTATTGAATCCTACATTGTTGCCACCTTTTATAATTGTTCCAATCGTTAATGCCTCAATCGCCTATTTTGCAATGGTAGCAGGACTGGTAAACCGTGTAACTTCAACACCGCCTTGGACTCTTCCAGGACCAATAGGAGCATTTTTAGCAACAAATGGAGATTACAGAGCTGTGATTTTAAACATACTTCTAATTATAATTTCCGTTGCAATTTACTATCCTTTCTTTACAGCCTACGAGAAAAAATTGTTGGCAGAAGAACACGCTGAAACACAAGAATAA
- a CDS encoding DUF871 domain-containing protein codes for MRRLGISIYPEKTTEEELLNYIDKSFEAGFSRIFSCLLSSTENKEIILKKFKKVNYYAKEKGFEIILDVNPKVFDDLEISYDDLTFFKEIGADGIRLDIGFTGLQESIMTFNKENLKIEVNMSNDTHYIDTIMDYCPNKSNLIGCHNFYPHIHTGLGLEFFKKCTENFTKHGLQTAAFITSQAKNTFGPWPVTQGLPTLEMHRNLPLIVQFKHFVALETIDDIIISNCYPTDEELEKFKKVRKDMVSFSIELEKDVPEIEQKIIFDEFHFNRGDISENLIRSTSSRVKYKGHNFKIFNAPEIIRKGDVIIESSEYGHYAGELLIAKTEMKNTGKSNVVGKIADEEIFLIDYIKPWQKFSFVKK; via the coding sequence ATGAGAAGATTAGGAATTTCAATTTATCCTGAAAAGACAACTGAAGAAGAATTGCTAAATTATATTGACAAATCTTTTGAAGCTGGCTTTAGCCGAATATTCAGTTGTCTGCTCTCTTCTACGGAGAATAAGGAAATAATTTTAAAAAAATTTAAAAAAGTAAATTATTATGCCAAGGAAAAAGGCTTTGAGATTATCCTGGATGTAAATCCAAAAGTTTTTGATGATTTGGAAATCAGTTATGATGATTTAACTTTCTTTAAGGAAATAGGAGCTGATGGAATCAGGCTTGATATTGGATTTACTGGATTGCAGGAAAGCATTATGACATTTAATAAGGAAAATTTAAAAATTGAGGTAAATATGAGCAACGATACCCATTATATCGACACGATTATGGATTACTGCCCAAATAAAAGCAATCTAATAGGATGCCACAATTTTTACCCTCATATTCACACAGGACTTGGATTGGAATTTTTCAAAAAATGCACAGAAAACTTTACAAAACATGGCTTACAAACAGCGGCATTTATAACTTCACAAGCCAAAAACACTTTTGGGCCTTGGCCAGTAACACAAGGGCTGCCAACTTTGGAAATGCACCGTAACTTGCCGCTAATAGTTCAGTTCAAGCATTTTGTGGCACTAGAAACAATTGATGATATAATTATTTCAAACTGCTATCCAACTGATGAAGAATTAGAAAAATTTAAAAAAGTGCGTAAAGATATGGTAAGTTTTTCAATCGAGCTGGAAAAAGATGTTCCTGAAATAGAGCAAAAAATAATTTTTGATGAATTTCACTTTAACAGAGGTGATATTTCCGAAAATCTAATCCGTTCCACAAGTAGCCGTGTCAAGTACAAAGGACATAATTTCAAAATTTTTAATGCTCCTGAAATAATAAGAAAAGGAGATGTAATTATTGAAAGCAGTGAATACGGGCATTATGCAGGTGAACTTTTAATTGCAAAGACAGAGATGAAAAATACTGGAAAGTCAAATGTTGTTGGAAAAATAGCTGATGAAGAAATATTTTTAATTGATTACATCAAACCTTGGCAAAAATTTTCTTTTGTAAAAAAATAA
- a CDS encoding PTS transporter subunit EIIC: MDAKKTAQKIYDILGGKENIVSNAVCITRLRVKIRNEVDLEKLKKVDGILNVVNAETLQIVLGPGKVNTVGDEFSKLSGIALGFSDSNVKDVANENKKVNRQKHNGPVQQFLQKIANVFVPLLPGIIAAGLIMGLTNVINVATKNAYNTIWWFAAIRSIGFVMFGYLAIYVGMNASKEFGGTAVLGGIIGSIFIANPALPLLLKVEEKNAIMLPFINHPFTPGMGGLLAALFMGMITAFLEKQIRKIIPSMLDTFFTPLLTLIIGIFIALLVIQPLGSIITEFIYAILDFTYNKLGILGGYLLAAGFLPLVSVGLHQALTPIHVMLNNPEGPTKGINYLLPILMMAGGGQVGAGIAIYIKTKNQRLKNMARDSIPVGILGIGEPLMYAVTLPLGKPFVTACLGSGIGGILAVLFHLGTISQGVSGLFGLLIVVPGTWIYFMIAMLGAYAGGFVLTYLFGIDDEKIEEMYGEQ; this comes from the coding sequence ATGGATGCCAAAAAAACAGCACAGAAAATTTATGATATTTTAGGCGGTAAGGAAAATATTGTTTCAAATGCAGTCTGTATAACAAGACTGAGAGTAAAAATTAGAAATGAAGTGGATTTGGAGAAATTGAAAAAGGTTGATGGTATACTAAATGTAGTGAATGCCGAAACTTTACAAATTGTATTAGGGCCTGGAAAAGTAAACACTGTGGGAGATGAATTTTCAAAACTTAGTGGTATTGCTCTAGGATTTTCAGATAGTAATGTAAAAGATGTGGCAAATGAAAATAAGAAAGTCAATAGACAAAAACATAATGGGCCTGTTCAACAATTTCTTCAAAAAATTGCAAATGTATTTGTGCCTTTACTACCTGGAATAATTGCAGCAGGATTAATAATGGGACTTACAAATGTGATAAATGTTGCAACTAAAAATGCTTATAATACAATATGGTGGTTTGCTGCTATAAGAAGTATCGGATTTGTAATGTTTGGCTATCTTGCAATCTATGTAGGAATGAATGCATCAAAAGAGTTTGGCGGAACAGCCGTCCTCGGTGGAATTATCGGCTCTATATTCATAGCAAATCCTGCTTTGCCGCTACTTTTAAAAGTTGAAGAAAAAAACGCAATTATGCTGCCTTTTATTAACCATCCCTTTACACCAGGAATGGGCGGATTACTTGCAGCTCTTTTTATGGGAATGATTACCGCATTTCTGGAAAAGCAGATAAGAAAAATAATCCCATCAATGCTCGACACTTTCTTTACTCCCCTTTTAACATTAATAATCGGGATATTTATTGCACTGCTTGTAATTCAGCCTTTAGGAAGCATTATAACAGAATTTATATACGCTATTCTTGATTTCACATACAACAAACTAGGAATATTAGGCGGTTATCTGCTAGCTGCAGGATTTTTACCTCTCGTTTCCGTAGGATTGCACCAGGCATTAACTCCTATCCATGTAATGCTTAACAATCCTGAAGGTCCCACAAAAGGTATTAATTATTTACTCCCAATTCTTATGATGGCAGGAGGAGGACAAGTTGGTGCAGGAATTGCAATTTATATAAAAACTAAGAACCAAAGGCTTAAAAATATGGCAAGAGATTCCATTCCAGTTGGAATACTTGGAATTGGCGAGCCATTAATGTATGCTGTAACTTTGCCATTAGGAAAGCCATTTGTTACAGCCTGTCTAGGCTCTGGGATTGGCGGGATTCTTGCAGTTCTATTCCATCTTGGGACAATTTCTCAAGGTGTTTCAGGATTATTTGGGCTGCTTATTGTAGTCCCAGGAACTTGGATTTACTTTATGATCGCAATGCTTGGAGCGTATGCAGGTGGATTTGTGCTAACTTATCTATTTGGAATTGATGACGAAAAGATAGAAGAAATGTACGGTGAACAGTAA
- a CDS encoding helix-turn-helix transcriptional regulator has protein sequence MKISRLFEIVYLLLEKRTITAKELAAHFEVSARTIYRDIDILSSAGIPVYFQRGKHGGIKLMDNYIMNKSLLSQKEQNEILYALQSLNATNYPNNDKTFLKLSSIFNQKANNWIKIDFSRYNNDDNTLFEKLKEAILTKQTVKFDYFNTKGEHSERTADPLTLWFKEKAWYLFAYCHEKIDIRQFKITRIKNLTLTNEYFEKTIKDFEINNNKSTVKSVKVTVEIDKSQAYRVYDEFSEENINKMEDGNFEVTMENPENEWIYGYLLSFGEYLRVKEPERIKKILFKKIEKMKKNYL, from the coding sequence ATGAAAATCAGCAGATTATTTGAAATTGTTTATCTATTACTTGAAAAAAGGACTATTACTGCAAAAGAGCTTGCTGCACATTTTGAAGTATCAGCCAGAACAATTTACAGAGATATTGACATTCTCTCTTCTGCTGGTATTCCAGTTTATTTTCAAAGAGGAAAGCACGGCGGAATAAAGTTAATGGATAACTACATAATGAATAAATCCCTACTTTCCCAAAAAGAACAAAACGAAATACTTTATGCCCTCCAAAGTCTGAATGCCACAAACTATCCCAACAACGATAAAACTTTCTTAAAATTAAGTTCCATTTTTAATCAAAAAGCAAATAACTGGATAAAAATAGACTTCTCAAGATACAACAATGATGACAATACCCTATTTGAAAAATTAAAAGAAGCAATATTAACTAAACAAACTGTAAAATTTGACTATTTCAATACAAAAGGCGAACATTCTGAAAGAACAGCAGATCCCCTGACTTTATGGTTCAAGGAAAAAGCGTGGTATTTATTTGCCTATTGCCACGAAAAAATCGACATTCGACAATTTAAAATAACAAGAATCAAAAATTTAACTTTAACAAACGAATATTTTGAAAAAACAATCAAAGACTTTGAAATAAATAACAACAAAAGCACAGTAAAAAGTGTAAAAGTCACAGTTGAAATAGACAAATCACAGGCATACCGTGTCTATGATGAATTTTCGGAAGAAAATATAAATAAAATGGAAGATGGTAATTTTGAAGTTACAATGGAAAATCCTGAAAACGAATGGATTTATGGTTATTTACTTTCATTTGGAGAATATTTGAGGGTAAAGGAACCTGAGAGAATAAAGAAAATTTTATTTAAAAAAATTGAAAAAATGAAGAAAAATTATTTGT